In one Pseudomonas sp. SG20056 genomic region, the following are encoded:
- a CDS encoding nitroreductase family protein: MHIDEAIRSRRAVKGYDPAFTLSDAEKDELLQLALLAPSAFNLQHVRLVEVSDPALRQQLRDVAWGQAQVTDASMLVVVCAKLDSWQEDVGRVWEGAPQEVQAYMAGAIDTYYRYKPQVQRDETMRSCGLMAQTLMLAARGKGLDSCPMDGFDFDAVAKLINLPENHVIALMVAVGKKTIEPKPRIGKLPYNEVVLRNRF, from the coding sequence ATGCACATCGACGAAGCCATCCGCAGCCGCCGCGCCGTCAAAGGCTATGACCCGGCATTTACTCTGAGTGATGCCGAGAAGGATGAACTGCTGCAGCTGGCGCTGCTCGCGCCATCGGCGTTCAACCTGCAGCACGTGCGTTTGGTTGAAGTCAGCGATCCCGCACTGCGCCAGCAGCTGCGTGACGTGGCTTGGGGCCAGGCGCAGGTGACCGACGCCTCAATGCTGGTGGTGGTGTGCGCCAAACTCGACAGCTGGCAGGAAGATGTCGGCCGCGTCTGGGAAGGCGCTCCGCAAGAAGTGCAGGCCTACATGGCTGGCGCCATCGACACCTACTACCGCTACAAACCGCAGGTGCAGCGCGATGAAACCATGCGCAGCTGTGGCCTGATGGCGCAGACCCTGATGCTCGCCGCACGCGGCAAAGGCCTCGACTCCTGCCCGATGGATGGTTTCGATTTCGATGCCGTAGCCAAGCTGATCAACTTGCCTGAAAACCATGTCATCGCCCTGATGGTCGCCGTCGGCAAGAAGACCATTGAACCCAAGCCGCGCATCGGCAAACTGCCGTACAACGAAGTGGTGTTGCGCAACCGTTTCTGA
- a CDS encoding class I SAM-dependent methyltransferase, with the protein MQATALVTLQQHLLDALTAPPSETRRLFHGRGRCWPGLEQITVDWLQGVLLVALFKPVSDTELAALQQMLLDLGHSNAWQQSGAHSLLLQLRYLPESPTQWLLGEPVEHWDICEHGLHYRLDLGKKQNSGLFLDMRYGRQWVQAQAAGKRVLNLFAYTCGFSVAALAGGAHQVINLDMARAALSRGRDNHRLNQHDLSQVVFLGHDLFKSWGKVAKYGPYDLIIIDPPSFQRGSFVLSKDYPKVLRRLPELLSANGVVLACSNEPEIGPDYLIQAMAAEAPSLRFSERLENPPEFPDSQPDSALKALVFRHGQGLHMPH; encoded by the coding sequence ATGCAAGCAACCGCCCTTGTCACCCTGCAGCAACACCTGCTCGACGCCCTGACTGCACCGCCCAGTGAAACTCGCCGGCTGTTTCACGGCAGAGGCCGCTGCTGGCCGGGGTTAGAGCAGATCACCGTGGATTGGTTGCAAGGCGTGCTACTGGTGGCGCTGTTCAAGCCGGTGAGCGATACCGAACTGGCCGCGCTGCAGCAGATGCTGCTCGACCTCGGCCACTCCAACGCCTGGCAGCAAAGTGGCGCACACAGCCTGTTGCTGCAACTGCGCTACCTGCCGGAAAGCCCCACGCAGTGGCTGCTCGGCGAACCGGTCGAGCACTGGGATATCTGTGAGCACGGCCTGCACTACCGCCTCGACCTGGGCAAAAAGCAAAACAGCGGGCTGTTTCTCGATATGCGCTATGGCCGTCAATGGGTACAGGCGCAGGCAGCGGGCAAGCGCGTGCTCAACCTATTCGCCTACACCTGCGGATTTTCCGTGGCGGCACTGGCCGGCGGCGCGCACCAGGTGATCAATCTGGATATGGCCAGGGCTGCTCTCAGCCGTGGCCGTGACAATCACCGGTTAAACCAGCACGACCTCAGCCAGGTGGTGTTTCTCGGCCACGACCTCTTCAAATCCTGGGGCAAGGTGGCCAAGTACGGCCCTTATGACCTGATCATCATCGACCCACCGTCGTTCCAGCGCGGCAGTTTCGTGCTGAGCAAGGACTACCCGAAGGTGCTGCGCCGCCTGCCTGAACTGCTGAGTGCGAACGGAGTGGTGCTGGCCTGTAGCAATGAGCCGGAAATAGGCCCCGATTACCTGATCCAGGCCATGGCCGCTGAAGCACCAAGCCTGCGCTTCAGCGAACGCCTGGAAAACCCGCCGGAGTTTCCCGACAGCCAGCCGGACAGCGCTCTCAAGGCCCTGGTTTTTCGCCACGGGCAAGGCCTGCATATGCCGCACTAG
- a CDS encoding DUF3313 domain-containing protein → MTLKTLGLALSATLLLAACASKTTQPSQYSGFLSDYSQLQPAQSASGAPVMRWVSPDFKPENYRSVLVERPVFYPAPTATAQVSQQTLDEIALYLQQAMRLELAGRLKVVEYADRDTLVLRSAITAVNLSPEGLKVYEVVPIALVAAAASTAAGTRDLNSSIYVELEAIDGRNSQPMTRVVRKGHGLQLENDSTQLSLKDIKPALDEWAKDARNFKP, encoded by the coding sequence ATGACGCTGAAAACCCTTGGCCTTGCCCTGTCCGCCACCCTGTTACTGGCCGCTTGCGCCAGCAAAACCACGCAACCGTCGCAGTATTCGGGCTTCCTCAGTGACTACTCACAACTGCAGCCTGCACAGTCGGCCAGCGGCGCGCCGGTGATGCGCTGGGTATCGCCGGATTTCAAACCGGAAAACTACCGCTCGGTGCTGGTAGAAAGACCGGTGTTCTACCCTGCACCAACCGCAACTGCACAGGTCAGTCAGCAGACTCTCGACGAAATCGCCCTCTACCTGCAGCAGGCCATGCGCCTTGAGCTGGCCGGACGACTGAAGGTTGTCGAATATGCAGATCGCGACACCCTGGTACTGCGCTCAGCCATAACTGCGGTCAACCTGTCGCCGGAAGGGTTGAAAGTCTATGAAGTGGTGCCGATTGCTCTGGTAGCCGCAGCCGCCAGCACCGCCGCCGGCACCCGCGACCTCAACAGCAGTATTTATGTCGAACTGGAAGCCATCGACGGCCGCAACAGCCAGCCGATGACCCGCGTGGTGCGCAAGGGCCATGGCCTGCAGCTGGAAAACGACAGCACTCAACTCAGCCTCAAGGACATCAAGCCGGCGCTGGATGAGTGGGCCAAGGATGCGCGCAACTTCAAACCCTAA
- a CDS encoding cupin domain-containing protein, which translates to MSPITVLRDTQPIPLLDACKWTRIAGEPHTVNLNAYTSEDGSKIMGTWICTPGKWQVAYEKWEYCHFQEGYCIITPEGQAPIHLRAGDIFIVEPGMKGTWEVVETVRKYFVFA; encoded by the coding sequence ATGTCACCGATTACCGTACTGCGTGATACCCAGCCGATTCCGCTGCTGGATGCCTGCAAGTGGACGCGCATCGCCGGCGAGCCGCACACCGTCAACCTCAACGCCTACACCTCTGAGGACGGTAGCAAGATCATGGGCACCTGGATTTGCACACCCGGCAAATGGCAGGTGGCCTATGAAAAATGGGAGTACTGCCACTTCCAGGAGGGGTATTGCATCATCACCCCGGAAGGCCAGGCGCCGATTCACCTGCGCGCCGGCGATATCTTTATCGTCGAACCCGGGATGAAGGGCACCTGGGAAGTTGTTGAGACGGTGCGCAAATACTTTGTCTTTGCCTGA
- a CDS encoding exopolyphosphatase has protein sequence MSSLYRLVTRSDFDGLVCAALLKHLNLIDDILFVHPKDMQDGKVAITSNDITTNLPYVPGCHLAFDHHLSETIRNQPASNHLIDADAPSAARVVWKHYGGHEAFPRDWDEMMEAVDKADAAQFSRDDILDPQGWELLSFIMDARTGLGRFRDFRISNYQLMMQLIDFCQTHGIDEILQLPDVDERVALYLEHQREAKAQIQRCATVYHNLAVLDLRNEETIYAVNRFVIYALYPQCNISIHVMWGVKQQNTVFAIGKSILDRSSNTNVGELCLSYNGGGHANAGTCQVANEDAEAALRELIAEITADG, from the coding sequence ATGTCCAGTCTTTACCGCTTGGTCACCCGCAGTGATTTTGACGGCCTGGTGTGCGCCGCTCTGCTCAAACACCTCAACTTGATCGACGACATCCTCTTCGTCCACCCCAAGGACATGCAGGACGGCAAAGTGGCGATCACCAGCAATGACATCACCACCAACCTGCCCTATGTGCCTGGCTGCCACCTGGCCTTCGACCACCACCTCAGCGAAACCATTCGCAACCAGCCGGCGAGTAATCACCTGATTGATGCCGATGCGCCTTCGGCGGCGCGGGTGGTGTGGAAGCACTACGGTGGCCACGAGGCCTTCCCACGGGACTGGGACGAAATGATGGAGGCCGTGGACAAGGCTGACGCTGCGCAATTCAGCCGTGACGATATCCTCGACCCGCAAGGCTGGGAGCTGCTGAGCTTTATCATGGATGCGCGCACGGGCCTCGGGCGTTTCCGCGACTTTCGCATCTCCAACTACCAGCTGATGATGCAGCTGATCGACTTCTGCCAGACCCACGGCATTGACGAAATCCTCCAACTGCCGGACGTCGATGAGCGCGTTGCGTTGTACCTGGAGCACCAGCGCGAGGCCAAGGCGCAGATCCAGCGCTGCGCCACGGTCTACCACAACCTTGCGGTGCTCGATTTGCGCAACGAGGAGACGATCTACGCAGTCAACCGCTTCGTCATCTACGCCCTGTACCCACAGTGCAATATCTCGATCCACGTGATGTGGGGCGTTAAACAGCAGAACACCGTGTTCGCCATCGGCAAATCGATCCTAGACCGCAGCTCCAACACCAATGTCGGCGAACTGTGCCTGAGCTACAACGGCGGCGGCCACGCCAATGCCGGCACCTGCCAGGTGGCCAACGAGGACGCCGAAGCAGCGCTGCGCGAGCTGATTGCCGAGATCACCGCAGACGGTTAG
- a CDS encoding ABC transporter permease has product MSTAPFITPLESSRTDAPSGLRIGGDWTLPHYARLEAEVLALRGTLNKAASIDLQGLGALDTAGAALLVELLGSQRLAQLAQDAPGLASERRALLQAVGSAIADVGDALPTKRIPAWREFFGQIGQAIEELWQQGVALLGFIGMTLAAMFAILLRPGRWRITSLVAHLQQSGLNAVPIVALLTFLVGAVVAFLGATVLADFGASIYTVDLVAFSFLREFGVLLTAILMAGRTASAFTAQIGSMKANEEIDAIRTLGLNPLELLVLPRVFALLIALPILTFIAMLSGILGGAVVCALSLDIPPAMYLAMLQENIALKHFVVGMAKAPLFAFLIAVIGCLEGFKVTGSAQSVGERTTSSVVQSIFVVIVLDALAALFLMEMGW; this is encoded by the coding sequence ATGAGCACAGCCCCCTTTATCACGCCGCTTGAATCCAGCCGCACGGATGCGCCCTCTGGCTTGCGCATCGGCGGCGACTGGACGCTGCCTCACTACGCCCGCCTGGAAGCCGAAGTGCTGGCACTGCGCGGCACCCTGAACAAGGCCGCGAGTATCGACTTGCAAGGCCTCGGCGCGTTGGATACCGCCGGTGCCGCGCTGTTGGTGGAGTTGCTCGGCAGTCAGCGCCTGGCGCAACTGGCCCAGGATGCACCAGGCCTGGCCAGCGAGCGCCGCGCGTTGTTGCAGGCAGTGGGCAGCGCAATTGCCGATGTGGGCGATGCCCTGCCAACCAAACGCATTCCGGCCTGGCGCGAATTCTTCGGGCAAATCGGCCAAGCCATAGAGGAACTCTGGCAGCAGGGCGTGGCGCTGCTCGGTTTTATCGGCATGACCCTGGCGGCGATGTTCGCCATCCTTCTGCGCCCCGGCCGCTGGCGCATCACCTCGCTGGTCGCGCATTTGCAACAGAGCGGCCTGAATGCCGTACCCATCGTCGCCCTGCTGACCTTTCTGGTCGGCGCGGTGGTGGCCTTTCTCGGCGCTACGGTGCTCGCCGATTTTGGCGCAAGCATCTACACGGTCGACCTGGTGGCGTTTTCCTTCTTGCGCGAGTTCGGCGTGCTGCTCACCGCCATTCTGATGGCCGGGCGCACCGCCAGCGCCTTTACCGCGCAGATCGGCTCGATGAAGGCCAACGAGGAAATCGACGCCATTCGCACCCTCGGCCTCAACCCGCTGGAACTGCTGGTGCTGCCACGGGTGTTCGCCCTGCTGATCGCCCTGCCGATCCTGACCTTTATTGCCATGCTCAGCGGCATCCTCGGCGGCGCAGTGGTTTGCGCCCTGAGCCTGGACATTCCCCCGGCCATGTACCTGGCCATGCTGCAGGAAAACATCGCCCTCAAACACTTTGTCGTCGGTATGGCCAAAGCCCCGCTGTTTGCCTTCCTGATCGCGGTGATCGGCTGCCTGGAAGGCTTCAAGGTCACCGGCAGCGCGCAATCGGTGGGCGAGCGCACCACCTCCAGCGTGGTCCAATCGATTTTCGTGGTGATCGTGCTCGACGCTCTGGCTGCGCTGTTTCTGATGGAGATGGGCTGGTGA
- a CDS encoding ATP-binding cassette domain-containing protein — protein MTGEAIIEVRNLVNRFGAQTVHQDLALNLYRGEVLGVVGGSGTGKSVLLRSILGLRRANSGTVRVFGEELLSLPPERRSQLERRFGVLYQRGALFSSLTVTENIALPLLEHTGLKRPAAERLAQVKLALVGLPREAGDKYPTELSGGMIKRAALARALALEPDILFLDEPTAGLDPIGAAAFDQLILTLRDALGLSVFLVTHDLDTLYTICDRVAVLAEKRVLVADRLDVVAATDNPWIHEYFHGPRGRAAEQAASGAPGSN, from the coding sequence GTGACGGGCGAAGCGATTATCGAGGTACGCAACTTGGTCAACCGCTTCGGCGCGCAGACCGTGCACCAGGACCTGGCGCTGAACCTATACCGCGGCGAAGTGCTTGGCGTGGTCGGCGGCTCGGGCACCGGCAAGTCCGTGCTGCTGCGCAGTATTCTCGGCCTGCGCCGGGCCAACTCCGGCACCGTGCGGGTATTTGGTGAAGAACTGCTGAGCCTGCCGCCCGAGCGCCGCTCGCAGCTGGAACGACGTTTCGGTGTGCTTTATCAACGCGGCGCGCTGTTTTCCTCACTGACGGTGACCGAGAACATCGCCCTGCCGCTGCTCGAACATACTGGCCTCAAGCGCCCAGCCGCCGAGCGCCTGGCTCAGGTCAAACTGGCGCTGGTCGGCCTGCCGCGTGAGGCCGGCGACAAATACCCGACCGAACTGTCCGGCGGCATGATCAAACGTGCGGCCCTGGCCCGCGCGCTGGCGCTAGAGCCGGACATCCTGTTTCTCGACGAGCCCACCGCCGGGCTCGACCCGATTGGCGCGGCGGCCTTCGACCAACTGATCCTGACACTGCGCGACGCCCTTGGGCTCAGCGTGTTTCTGGTCACCCATGACCTGGACACGCTCTACACCATCTGTGATCGGGTGGCCGTGCTGGCGGAAAAGCGCGTGCTGGTGGCCGACCGCCTGGACGTTGTAGCCGCCACCGACAACCCTTGGATTCACGAGTATTTTCACGGCCCGCGCGGACGCGCAGCCGAACAGGCCGCCAGCGGCGCGCCAGGGAGCAACTGA
- a CDS encoding MlaD family protein → MEPRAHHVLIGLFTVLMVAGALGFALWLSKASSDQELNDYDVIFTEAVSGLSQGSAVQYSGIKVGDVISLRLDPQDPRKVRAHIRVNANTPIKEDTRARLSITGITGASLIQLHSGSPESPMLISKGDQRAEIIADRSPLSRLMSNGEDLVLSVTRLLNRANQLFSRDNIGRISRTLENIEQTSASVAEQRDELRTALQQMSTASQEAANLMRNANQLLSGPGHDAVSSANRLMASLERSSSSVERLLADNHSTLNNGMQGIGELGPTIVELRETLSALRSFARRLEEDPAGYLLRSDTIKEFQP, encoded by the coding sequence ATGGAACCGCGTGCGCACCACGTGTTGATTGGCCTGTTTACCGTGCTGATGGTGGCCGGCGCACTGGGCTTTGCCCTGTGGCTGAGCAAAGCCAGCTCGGATCAGGAACTCAATGATTACGATGTGATTTTCACCGAGGCCGTCAGCGGCCTATCCCAGGGCAGCGCCGTGCAATACAGCGGGATCAAGGTCGGCGACGTGATCAGCCTGCGCCTCGACCCGCAAGACCCGCGCAAGGTACGCGCACATATCCGCGTCAACGCGAACACGCCGATCAAGGAAGACACCCGTGCCCGTCTGTCGATTACCGGGATCACCGGTGCCTCGCTGATCCAGCTGCACAGTGGCTCTCCGGAAAGCCCCATGCTGATCAGCAAGGGCGATCAGCGCGCAGAAATCATCGCCGACCGCTCACCGCTCTCTAGGCTGATGTCCAATGGCGAAGACCTGGTACTCAGCGTCACGCGCCTGCTCAACCGCGCCAACCAGCTGTTCTCTCGCGACAATATCGGGCGCATCTCGCGCACCCTGGAAAACATCGAACAGACCAGCGCCAGCGTCGCCGAACAGCGCGACGAGCTGCGCACGGCACTGCAACAGATGAGCACGGCCAGCCAGGAAGCCGCCAACCTGATGCGCAACGCCAACCAGTTGCTCAGTGGCCCAGGCCACGACGCCGTCAGCAGCGCCAATCGCCTGATGGCCTCATTGGAGCGCAGCAGCAGCAGCGTCGAACGCTTGTTAGCGGATAACCACAGCACCCTCAACAACGGCATGCAAGGCATCGGCGAATTAGGCCCGACCATTGTCGAACTGCGCGAAACTCTCAGCGCCCTGCGCTCCTTCGCCCGCCGCCTGGAGGAAGACCCGGCCGGCTACCTGCTGCGCAGCGATACCATCAAGGAGTTTCAACCATGA
- a CDS encoding ABC-type transport auxiliary lipoprotein family protein — translation MSRLRLLAALLLIGSLTACSVLPKSQVLSIYRLPASSLPSHDVSADWALRVNKPYSSQLLDSTRIAVLPPGDQISAYQGVRWSDRAPLLLRDRLIDAFLDDGRLKAVSSDDSRLQADLELDGDLRAFHSEYQDGRPAARILFEARLVQSGSLRILASRRFEVSQAASDTSVPAVVNAFGQAGDQLAREVLEWTLTQGQTAQQK, via the coding sequence ATGAGCCGTCTTCGCCTGCTCGCCGCCCTGCTGCTGATCGGCAGCCTGACCGCCTGCTCGGTCTTGCCGAAAAGCCAGGTGCTGAGCATCTACCGCCTGCCCGCCAGCAGCCTGCCCAGCCACGACGTCAGCGCCGATTGGGCGTTGCGGGTGAACAAGCCCTACAGCAGCCAGCTGCTCGACAGCACGCGAATTGCCGTATTGCCGCCCGGCGACCAGATCAGCGCCTACCAGGGTGTGCGCTGGAGCGACCGCGCGCCACTGCTGCTGCGCGACCGGCTGATCGACGCCTTCCTCGACGACGGCCGCCTCAAGGCGGTGAGCAGCGATGACAGCCGCCTGCAAGCCGATCTTGAACTGGACGGCGACCTGCGTGCCTTCCACAGTGAATACCAAGACGGCCGCCCAGCCGCGCGCATCCTGTTCGAAGCCCGCCTGGTGCAGAGTGGCAGCCTGCGCATCCTCGCCAGCCGGCGTTTCGAAGTCAGCCAGGCGGCCAGCGACACCTCGGTGCCGGCGGTGGTCAACGCCTTCGGCCAGGCCGGCGACCAACTGGCCCGCGAGGTGCTGGAGTGGACTTTGACCCAAGGTCAGACCGCGCAGCAAAAATGA
- a CDS encoding nucleoside deaminase — protein sequence MDTFMQAAIDEARQGLAEGGIPIGSVLVHNGQIIGRGHNRRVQQGSAIRHGEMDALENAGRQSAQTYRESVLYTTLSPCAMCSGAILLYGIPKVIIGENQTFLGEEALLRERGVQLDVLHNNECLHLMQAFIAAQPTLWNEDIGE from the coding sequence ATGGACACATTTATGCAAGCGGCCATCGACGAAGCCCGCCAGGGCCTGGCCGAAGGCGGCATCCCGATCGGCTCGGTGCTGGTGCATAACGGCCAGATTATCGGCCGTGGCCATAACCGTCGCGTACAACAAGGCAGCGCCATCCGCCATGGTGAAATGGACGCCTTGGAAAACGCCGGCCGGCAGAGCGCGCAGACCTACCGCGAGTCGGTGCTCTACACAACTCTTTCACCCTGCGCGATGTGCAGCGGAGCCATCCTGCTGTATGGCATCCCCAAGGTGATCATCGGCGAAAACCAGACCTTCCTCGGCGAAGAAGCCCTGCTGCGCGAGCGTGGCGTGCAGCTCGATGTGCTGCACAACAACGAATGCCTGCACCTGATGCAGGCCTTTATCGCCGCCCAACCGACGCTGTGGAACGAGGATATCGGCGAGTAA
- a CDS encoding antibiotic biosynthesis monooxygenase, translating into MIAVIFEVQPQVGRESEYLDTAAAIREQLGQVDGFISVERFASLSQPGKLLSLSFWRDEAAVKRWRTLEVHRHAQAAGRSGVFADYRLRVAEVVRDYGLHERDQAPSDSRRVHDPL; encoded by the coding sequence ATGATCGCGGTGATCTTCGAGGTGCAGCCCCAGGTTGGCCGGGAGTCGGAGTATCTGGATACGGCAGCGGCGATACGCGAGCAACTCGGACAGGTGGATGGCTTTATCTCGGTGGAGCGCTTTGCCAGCCTCTCCCAGCCGGGCAAGCTGCTGTCGTTGTCGTTCTGGCGGGACGAGGCGGCGGTCAAGCGTTGGCGCACCCTGGAGGTGCATCGCCATGCCCAGGCCGCCGGGCGGAGTGGCGTGTTCGCTGACTACCGGCTGCGGGTGGCCGAGGTGGTGCGCGACTATGGCCTGCATGAGCGCGACCAGGCGCCGAGCGACTCACGCCGGGTACATGATCCGCTTTAA
- a CDS encoding NIPSNAP family protein, whose protein sequence is MQITCVIRYEIDPFQRAAFKEYSENWGRIIPRCGGQLLGYFLPHEGSNYVAWGLIGFASLAAYEAYRARLKDDPEGSANFAMAQQMRFILREERSFVEGVEGTLSVQPSFAGVAA, encoded by the coding sequence ATGCAAATCACGTGTGTAATCCGCTATGAAATTGACCCGTTTCAGCGCGCCGCCTTCAAGGAGTATTCGGAGAACTGGGGGCGCATCATTCCGCGTTGCGGCGGCCAGCTGCTTGGCTACTTCCTGCCGCATGAGGGCAGTAACTATGTGGCCTGGGGCTTGATCGGCTTTGCCAGCCTGGCTGCTTACGAGGCCTATCGGGCGCGGCTCAAGGATGATCCAGAAGGGAGCGCCAACTTCGCCATGGCCCAACAGATGCGCTTTATCCTGCGTGAAGAGCGCTCCTTCGTTGAAGGCGTCGAGGGCACCCTGAGCGTTCAGCCGAGCTTCGCGGGGGTTGCAGCATGA